The DNA region GGCGCGGCGGCCGGGCGGGGGAGGTTGAACAGGTGAACAGGGCGCCGGAAAGTGTTTCACGGCGTTTCAAACGTTCCGCTCCGACCGCCGCCGACGCGCGGTCCACCCTATCGCGGCTTGACTTTCGTGCGCGTCCGGTGTGGTGTGTCGGACCGCTTTTTCCGCCGGAATCCGATCTTTTCAAGGTGTTTCGACCCATGCACCCCTACCGCACGCACACCTGCGGCCAGCTTCGTGAAGAGAATGCCGGTGAGACCGTCCGCCTGTCGGGCTGGATGAACCGGAAGCGCGACCATGGACAGCTGCTGTTCATCGACCTGCGCGACCATTACGGCCTGACGCAGTGCGTGGTCGATACCTCCAACCCGGCCTTCGAGGTCGCGAACCGGCTGAAGCTGGAATCGGTCATCACCGTCACCGGCAAGGTGGTGAAGCGTACGGCCGAGACCATCAACGACAAGCTGCCCACCGGCCGCGTCGAGCTGCAGATCGCCGAACTCAACGTCGAGGGCGAGGCGGAGCAGATCCCGCTGCAGGTCAACCAGGACACGGATGCCGGCGAGGACGTGCGCCTGCGCTACCGCTTCCTCGACCTGCGCCGCGAGCGCATCCACGAGAACATCATGCTGCGTTCGCGCGTGATCGCCTCGGCGCGCCGCCGCATGATCGACCAGGGCTTCACCGAGTTCCAGACGCCGATCCTCACCGCCTCCTCGCCGGAGGGCGCGCGCGACTATCTGGTGCCCAGCCGCAACCACCCCGGCAAGTTCTACGCCCTGCCGCAGGCGCCGCAGCAGTTCAAGCAGCTGCTGATGGTCGCCGGCTTCGACCGCTACTTCCAGATCGCCCCCTGCTTCCGCGACGAGGACGCCCGCGCCGACCGCAGCCCGGGCGAGTTCTACCAGCTCGATTTCGAGATGTCCTTCGTCACCCAGGAAGACGTCTTCGCCGCCATCGAGCCGGTGCTGCACGGCATCTTCGACGAGTTCGGCAGCTTCCGCCGCGACTCGAAGCCGGCCATCGACGGCCTGCCGTTCCGCCGCATCTCCTACGCCGAGTCGATGCTGAAGTACGGCAACGACAAGCCGGACCTGCGCAACCCGCTGGTCATCACCGACGTGACCGAGGTGTTCAAGCGCGACGACGTTGAATTCCGCGCCTTCAAGCAGACGCTGGAGAAGGGCGGTGTCGTCCGCGCCATCCGCGCGCCGAAGGTTTCCGACCGTCCGCGCAGCTTCTTCGACAAGCTGAACGACTGGGCCCGCGGCCTCGGCGCCCCCGGCCTCGGCTACATCATCATGGAAGCGGCCGGCGGCAAGGGTCCGATCGCCAAGTTCGTGCCGGAGGCCGCGCAGGCCCGGCTGCGCGAACTGGCCGGCCTGGAAGACGGCG from Azospirillum ramasamyi includes:
- the aspS gene encoding aspartate--tRNA ligase, which gives rise to MHPYRTHTCGQLREENAGETVRLSGWMNRKRDHGQLLFIDLRDHYGLTQCVVDTSNPAFEVANRLKLESVITVTGKVVKRTAETINDKLPTGRVELQIAELNVEGEAEQIPLQVNQDTDAGEDVRLRYRFLDLRRERIHENIMLRSRVIASARRRMIDQGFTEFQTPILTASSPEGARDYLVPSRNHPGKFYALPQAPQQFKQLLMVAGFDRYFQIAPCFRDEDARADRSPGEFYQLDFEMSFVTQEDVFAAIEPVLHGIFDEFGSFRRDSKPAIDGLPFRRISYAESMLKYGNDKPDLRNPLVITDVTEVFKRDDVEFRAFKQTLEKGGVVRAIRAPKVSDRPRSFFDKLNDWARGLGAPGLGYIIMEAAGGKGPIAKFVPEAAQARLRELAGLEDGDAIFFVCDQPGPAAKLAGFARTRIGEELDLIEKNAFRFCWIVDFPMYELDEETNKVIFSHNPFSMPQGGLKALETMNPLDIKAYQYDIVCNGVELSSGAIRNHLPEVMYKAFEIAGYPPEELEARFGGMLSAFKLGAPPHGGSAPGIDRIVMLLADEPNIREVIAFPLNQRAEDLLMQAPAPVDTARLRELHLKLDLPKPKVAAPSAPQA